The Mobula birostris isolate sMobBir1 chromosome 14, sMobBir1.hap1, whole genome shotgun sequence genome includes a region encoding these proteins:
- the LOC140209474 gene encoding uncharacterized protein, whose product METQVVNLNETQGREGICTALRSYTDELIQREETMTHLRRDQQKLKTSIQNRLEDLQVGEDQGSVLTKVNRKPRAQGGEFDYTPEEVKKWRTDLGKGRRTLERNLKMTIASLNEVEKLKVDLEDALRKKQPEAEHPLTAAFQVRVEEAGGVTKSQIEMARNPESELLRLWRELKESPKKLTSRLQEAEGVAPAKCFSLEKLKQQLPIEGMRKNTDSKDDVLHMWQNR is encoded by the exons atggaaacccaggtcgtcaatctgaatgagacacagggaagagaggggatttgcaccgcactgcggtcatatactgacgaattaatccagcgagaagaaacaatgacccaccttcgaagggatcagcagaaactcaagacgtccattcagaacagattggaagatttacaagttggggaagatcaaggaagtgttctgactaaggtcaacagaaaaccgagagcccagggaggggagtttgactacactcccgaggaggtaaagaaatggaggacagatctcggaaaagggaggcggacgcttgaaaggaacctgaagatgactatcgcgagtttaaatgaagtggaaaaactgaaagttgacctggaagacgccctcaggaagaaacaaccggaggctgaacatcctttaactgctgcttttcaggtcagggtggaagaagctggtggggtaactaagtcccagattgagatggccaggaaccctgagtcagaactgctgaggctgtggcgagagttgaaggagtccccgaagaagctgacgtctcgactgcaggaggctgaaggggtagccccagctaaatgtttcagtttggagaaactcaaacagcagctaccgatcgaaggaatgaggaagaatacggattcgaaggatgacgtgctgcacatgtg GCAGAACCGTTAA